A portion of the Microbacterium hominis genome contains these proteins:
- a CDS encoding citryl-CoA lyase, with the protein MNGADEGAAGADPATGREYDDLVSEARQWWQTDIIDVHPGEIALRGYPIEELIGNAGFVDTIWLMVRGELPSRAEAALFEAALVASVDHGPQAPSIAIARMAMTCGVAINGAMASGINVLGDVHGGPGQQCMELYFEIDAEAERTGSLEEAVASVLRRHREGGEKYVPGFGHRFHPLDPRTPRLLSLVDDAVADGVIGGRFAAIGRAVEDAISDGRAQRIPMNVDGVTAVIYCELGFSPELGRGVFILARSVGILAHAHEQMVQGGRIKGPTPKAIGYTYTGPARRSVPHTGDDRGRTS; encoded by the coding sequence GTGAACGGCGCGGATGAGGGCGCCGCCGGCGCGGATCCGGCGACCGGCAGGGAGTACGACGACCTCGTCTCCGAGGCCCGGCAGTGGTGGCAGACCGACATCATCGACGTGCACCCGGGCGAGATCGCGCTGCGGGGCTATCCGATCGAGGAGCTCATCGGCAACGCGGGCTTCGTCGACACGATCTGGCTCATGGTGCGCGGTGAACTGCCCTCCCGGGCGGAGGCCGCGCTGTTCGAAGCGGCGCTGGTCGCCTCGGTCGACCACGGCCCGCAGGCGCCGTCGATCGCGATCGCCCGCATGGCGATGACCTGCGGCGTGGCGATCAACGGTGCGATGGCCTCGGGGATCAACGTGCTCGGCGACGTGCACGGCGGCCCGGGCCAGCAGTGCATGGAGCTGTACTTCGAGATCGACGCCGAAGCCGAGCGGACGGGCAGCCTCGAGGAGGCCGTTGCGTCGGTGCTGCGCCGTCACCGGGAGGGGGGCGAGAAGTACGTCCCCGGCTTCGGGCATCGCTTCCACCCGCTCGACCCGCGCACCCCGCGGCTGCTGTCGCTCGTCGACGACGCCGTCGCCGACGGCGTCATCGGCGGCCGGTTCGCGGCCATCGGGCGTGCCGTCGAGGACGCGATCAGCGACGGCCGCGCGCAGCGGATACCGATGAACGTCGACGGGGTGACCGCGGTCATCTACTGCGAGCTCGGATTCAGCCCCGAGCTCGGGCGGGGGGTGTTCATCCTCGCCCGCTCGGTCGGCATCCTCGCCCACGCGCACGAGCAGATGGTGCAGGGCGGGCGCATCAAGGGGCCGACGCCGAAGGCCATCGGCTACACGTACACGGGACCGGCTCGCCGATCGGTTCCGCACACAGGCGACGACAGAGGGAGAACGTCATGA
- a CDS encoding thiamine pyrophosphate-binding protein — MKDVVSNQIIRYLEARGVEHIFGLCGHTNIALLAALEQSEQIAFVNVRHEQIAAHAADGYARVTKRTGVVLSHLGPGLTNATTGVANAALDSIPMVVIAGDVPTHYFGKHPHQEVNLHADAAQYEIYRPFVKRAWRVDQPHLIAEILDKAFTLAESGRPGPVLVDVPMDVFSAEIDTALFDRVIGNTRALVKPSLDEEVAERIVRNLLEAERPVLYVGGGVVAADASDELVEFAELLSLPVAHSLMGKGAVPDDSPLVLGMTGFWGTALTNEQTRTADRILALGTRFAEADSSSWYPEYTFDIPGTKLMQIDIDPSELGRNYPLEIGAIADLKSALTVLLRVARRLAPDGVQRPELRERIAADRAARKRGNADAQVSDAWPMRPERILSETREVLPADAIITTDVGWNKNGVGQQFDILTPGTFLTPGGFATMGFGAPAAVGAKIAQPGRVVVSLVGDGGFGQNPAVLATAREEGVPVVWVVMNNNAFGTIAGLEKAAFDTTYGTVFGKGDDPMYTDYAAIARAYGVTGIKVESAAEFKPALERAIAHDGPVVIDVSMVNVPTPTTGHWNILDIYAPGETVEHVATH, encoded by the coding sequence ATGAAGGATGTGGTGTCGAACCAGATCATCCGATATCTGGAGGCACGGGGCGTCGAGCACATCTTCGGACTGTGCGGGCACACCAACATCGCGCTTCTGGCCGCCCTCGAGCAGAGCGAGCAGATCGCCTTCGTGAACGTGCGTCACGAGCAGATCGCCGCGCACGCGGCCGACGGCTACGCCCGGGTGACCAAGCGGACCGGGGTCGTCCTCTCGCACCTCGGCCCCGGCCTGACCAATGCGACCACGGGCGTGGCGAACGCCGCGCTGGACTCGATCCCGATGGTCGTGATCGCCGGCGACGTGCCGACGCACTACTTCGGCAAGCATCCGCATCAGGAGGTCAACCTGCACGCGGATGCCGCCCAGTACGAGATCTACCGCCCCTTCGTCAAGCGCGCGTGGCGGGTGGATCAGCCTCACCTCATCGCCGAGATCCTGGACAAGGCCTTCACGCTTGCCGAGAGCGGGCGTCCGGGGCCGGTGCTGGTCGACGTGCCGATGGACGTGTTCTCGGCGGAGATCGACACCGCCCTGTTCGACCGGGTGATCGGCAACACCCGGGCCCTGGTCAAGCCGAGCCTCGACGAGGAGGTCGCCGAGCGGATCGTGCGGAACCTGCTCGAGGCCGAGCGGCCGGTGCTGTACGTCGGCGGCGGCGTCGTCGCCGCCGACGCCTCAGACGAACTCGTCGAGTTCGCAGAGCTGCTGTCGCTGCCCGTGGCGCACAGCCTCATGGGCAAGGGGGCCGTACCCGACGACAGCCCCCTTGTCCTGGGGATGACCGGGTTCTGGGGCACGGCTCTCACCAATGAGCAGACCCGGACGGCGGATCGGATCCTCGCCCTCGGCACGCGCTTCGCCGAAGCCGACTCGAGCTCCTGGTATCCCGAGTACACCTTCGACATCCCGGGCACGAAGCTCATGCAGATCGACATCGATCCGTCCGAGCTCGGGCGCAACTACCCGCTGGAGATCGGCGCGATCGCCGACCTGAAGTCGGCGCTGACCGTGCTCCTGCGCGTGGCGCGCCGACTCGCTCCGGACGGGGTCCAGCGCCCCGAGCTGCGGGAGCGGATCGCCGCCGACCGCGCCGCGCGCAAGCGCGGGAACGCCGACGCGCAGGTCTCCGACGCGTGGCCGATGCGGCCCGAGCGGATCCTCTCGGAGACGAGGGAGGTGCTGCCGGCCGACGCGATCATCACCACCGACGTCGGCTGGAACAAGAACGGCGTGGGGCAGCAGTTCGACATCCTCACGCCCGGGACCTTCCTGACGCCGGGCGGCTTCGCGACGATGGGCTTCGGTGCTCCCGCCGCCGTCGGCGCGAAGATCGCGCAGCCGGGTCGCGTGGTCGTCTCGCTCGTCGGCGACGGCGGCTTCGGCCAGAACCCCGCGGTGCTCGCCACCGCGCGGGAGGAGGGCGTGCCCGTGGTCTGGGTCGTGATGAACAACAACGCGTTCGGCACCATCGCGGGCCTCGAGAAGGCGGCGTTCGACACGACCTACGGCACCGTGTTCGGCAAGGGGGATGACCCCATGTACACCGACTACGCCGCGATCGCCCGGGCCTACGGCGTCACGGGGATCAAGGTCGAGTCGGCCGCCGAGTTCAAACCCGCGCTGGAGCGCGCGATCGCCCACGACGGCCCGGTCGTCATCGACGTGTCGATGGTGAACGTCCCTACGCCCACCACCGGGCACTGGAACATCCTCGACATCTACGCGCCCGGCGAGACCGTCGAGCACGTCGCCACGCACTGA
- a CDS encoding TIM barrel protein: MQSVAISTVCLSGTLEDKLRAAAAAGFTGVELLEYDLVMSSWSPRRLAEEASALGLAIEVYQPLHVEAVPPERFGAVLRLAERKFALLAELGARVLVCCATRTPQGLDDDDLAARQLRELAVRAEARGIRLAFEAVPWGRVRTVEHAWRLVQAVAHPALGLCLDSFHVLSARNDPAAIAPIPGDRIFHVQLADAPRLDMDVREWSLHERVFPGQGSLEVVGFLSRVFEKGYTGPIALEVFNDVYQQEDPHHAATDAMRSLRVLAESLEPGAGRSISPPSGVALPPAPPLGGYAFAELAVDEVSAPLVARTLTALGFVEAARHRSKPVGLWEQGDARILLNRAPDRSVAPATAAVCALAVESADPAASMRRAETLLAPKLARTRRPDETDLDSVAMPGGTALFFCGAAGGRSWLDDFARSGAPGVADPLLRRIDHVSITETIDDFDPSTLFLRAVLGLPPGESVESTAPFGLVRTWTAADASRSTRVALSTTPLRRGDWAPGVANPQLVAFATDDAIACAKELRRRGAPLLGIPDNYYDDLEARCDLPGGMIDELRANAILYDRDENGEFLHFFTEMVGSRVFFEIVQRIDGYDGFGDPRSVPLRMAAHRRQRMRMLASAPTNPAEHRHDYSLAHLTALSLSPPELVDAAAAAGYRYVGVRMTKVTPQEPHYPLAYDPALMRATKTHLAATGIEVLDIELARFTSGDNPRDYLRFLEAGAELGARHVIAQFPDADFARKTDRFAELCALARPLGLTIDLEFPSWTETPNLIEATRVLRAADQPNAGLLIDLLHFARSGSSVEELRSLPREWFHYAHVCDAPAEVPATTAELIHTARFERLFPGEGGIDAPAILGALPSGIPYALEIPRAMLVAQVGAKEHARLAIAAARAHLDALAVAR, encoded by the coding sequence GTGCAGAGCGTCGCCATCTCGACGGTGTGTCTGTCGGGAACCCTCGAGGACAAGCTGCGGGCCGCCGCGGCCGCCGGCTTCACCGGCGTCGAGCTGCTCGAATACGACCTCGTCATGTCCTCGTGGTCGCCCAGACGCCTCGCCGAGGAGGCCTCGGCACTGGGGCTCGCGATCGAGGTGTACCAGCCGCTCCACGTCGAGGCTGTCCCGCCCGAGCGCTTCGGCGCGGTGCTGAGGCTGGCCGAGCGCAAGTTCGCCCTGCTCGCCGAGCTCGGGGCTCGCGTTCTGGTGTGCTGTGCGACGCGGACGCCGCAGGGGCTCGACGACGACGATCTCGCCGCGCGCCAGCTGCGCGAGCTCGCCGTGCGCGCGGAGGCGCGCGGCATCCGGCTCGCGTTCGAGGCCGTGCCGTGGGGACGGGTGCGCACCGTCGAGCACGCGTGGCGGCTCGTGCAGGCCGTGGCGCACCCCGCCCTCGGCCTGTGTCTCGACAGCTTCCACGTGCTGTCGGCGCGGAACGACCCGGCGGCGATCGCGCCGATTCCGGGGGACCGGATCTTCCACGTTCAGCTCGCCGACGCTCCCCGGCTCGACATGGACGTGCGCGAGTGGAGCCTCCACGAGCGGGTGTTCCCCGGACAGGGCTCGCTCGAGGTCGTCGGCTTCCTCTCGCGCGTCTTCGAGAAGGGCTACACCGGCCCGATCGCGCTGGAGGTGTTCAACGACGTCTACCAGCAGGAGGACCCGCATCACGCCGCCACCGACGCCATGCGGTCGCTGCGGGTGCTCGCCGAGTCGCTGGAACCCGGCGCGGGCAGGTCGATATCGCCGCCGTCGGGTGTCGCGCTGCCTCCTGCCCCGCCGCTGGGCGGCTACGCGTTCGCGGAGCTCGCGGTCGACGAGGTCTCCGCGCCGCTCGTCGCGCGCACGCTCACCGCGCTCGGGTTCGTCGAGGCCGCCCGGCATCGCTCCAAGCCGGTCGGGCTGTGGGAGCAGGGCGACGCGCGCATCCTCCTCAATCGGGCGCCCGATCGGTCGGTCGCGCCGGCCACGGCCGCCGTGTGCGCGCTCGCGGTCGAGAGCGCAGACCCGGCCGCCTCGATGCGCCGCGCCGAGACGCTGCTCGCGCCGAAGCTCGCCAGGACGCGCCGTCCCGACGAGACCGACCTCGACTCGGTCGCGATGCCCGGCGGCACGGCGCTGTTCTTCTGCGGGGCGGCCGGCGGCCGGTCTTGGCTCGACGACTTCGCACGGTCCGGCGCCCCCGGCGTCGCCGATCCCCTGCTGCGGCGCATCGACCACGTATCGATCACCGAGACGATCGACGACTTCGACCCCTCGACCCTGTTCCTCCGCGCGGTCCTGGGCCTTCCGCCCGGGGAGTCCGTCGAGAGCACCGCTCCCTTCGGCCTCGTCCGCACCTGGACCGCCGCCGACGCATCGCGCAGCACCCGTGTCGCGCTGAGCACCACACCGCTGCGGCGGGGCGACTGGGCTCCCGGTGTGGCGAACCCGCAGCTGGTCGCCTTCGCCACCGACGATGCGATCGCGTGCGCGAAGGAGCTGCGCCGGCGCGGGGCGCCGCTGCTCGGCATCCCGGACAACTACTACGACGACCTCGAAGCGCGCTGCGACCTGCCCGGCGGCATGATCGACGAACTCCGGGCCAACGCGATCCTGTACGACCGCGACGAGAACGGCGAGTTCCTGCACTTCTTCACCGAGATGGTGGGATCGCGGGTCTTCTTCGAAATCGTGCAGCGCATCGACGGCTACGACGGCTTCGGCGACCCGCGCAGCGTTCCGCTGCGCATGGCCGCACACCGACGGCAGCGGATGCGCATGCTCGCCAGCGCCCCCACCAACCCCGCCGAGCACCGCCACGACTACTCGCTGGCCCACCTCACGGCGCTGAGCCTCTCGCCGCCGGAGCTCGTGGATGCCGCCGCGGCAGCCGGCTACCGCTATGTCGGCGTGCGCATGACGAAGGTCACGCCGCAGGAGCCGCACTACCCGCTGGCCTACGACCCGGCGCTCATGCGCGCGACCAAGACCCATCTCGCCGCGACGGGCATCGAGGTGCTCGACATCGAGCTGGCGCGGTTCACGTCGGGCGACAACCCGCGCGACTACCTCCGCTTCCTCGAGGCGGGAGCCGAGCTCGGCGCGCGCCACGTCATCGCGCAGTTCCCCGACGCCGACTTCGCCCGCAAGACCGACCGCTTCGCCGAGCTGTGCGCACTGGCGCGTCCGCTCGGGCTCACGATCGACCTCGAGTTCCCGTCGTGGACCGAGACGCCGAACCTCATCGAGGCGACACGCGTGCTGCGGGCCGCGGATCAGCCCAATGCGGGCCTGCTGATCGATCTGCTGCACTTCGCGCGGTCGGGGTCGAGCGTGGAAGAGCTGCGGAGCCTGCCGCGGGAGTGGTTCCACTACGCACACGTGTGCGACGCCCCGGCGGAGGTCCCCGCCACCACCGCCGAGCTCATCCACACCGCGCGGTTCGAGCGGCTGTTCCCGGGCGAGGGCGGGATCGACGCGCCCGCGATCCTCGGGGCGCTGCCGAGCGGCATCCCCTACGCCCTCGAGATCCCGCGGGCGATGCTCGTCGCGCAGGTCGGCGCCAAGGAGCACGCGCGCCTGGCCATCGCCGCCGCGCGCGCCCACCTCGACGCGCTCGCCGTCGCGCGGTGA
- a CDS encoding phosphotransferase enzyme family protein → METRRSQLRRLRAVAATAVADYDLPDGRLTFLTHGENTTFRLDGPAGRRLVRVHRPQRHGRSADAATVAIRSEIAWLTALRADTDLEVPAPVLTRSGAASTRAQASGLTRDVSVLGWLPGRIHEDHPRPVHLRRLGAAMASLHRHADTWSPPPGFSRISWNHAAFFGDVMVYGDVPAAECWTMLPADLRARFDRVAERLDGVMAADPDTGLIHADLHTGNAVFEGDRVGLIDFDDCGFGPRLYDLAVAVWERRDEPDYPEYRDALVAGYTAHRDIDLTHLDDYIAARQVGFDLWYTGTARVNAAFAARLDVVHRWSADMIDLLDAARA, encoded by the coding sequence ATGGAGACCCGACGGTCGCAGCTGAGGCGGCTGCGCGCGGTGGCGGCGACGGCGGTGGCCGACTACGACCTGCCCGACGGCAGGCTCACCTTCCTGACGCACGGCGAGAACACGACGTTCCGCCTCGACGGCCCCGCCGGGCGCCGCCTCGTGCGCGTGCACCGGCCGCAGCGCCACGGGCGATCCGCCGACGCTGCGACCGTCGCTATCCGCTCGGAGATCGCCTGGCTCACCGCACTGCGCGCCGACACCGATCTCGAGGTGCCTGCGCCGGTGCTGACGCGCTCCGGTGCGGCGAGCACGCGGGCGCAGGCCTCCGGCCTCACCCGCGACGTCTCCGTCCTGGGGTGGCTGCCGGGTCGCATCCACGAGGACCATCCGCGACCCGTGCACCTCCGACGCCTCGGCGCCGCGATGGCGAGTCTGCACCGCCACGCCGACACGTGGTCGCCGCCGCCCGGGTTCTCCCGCATCTCGTGGAACCACGCGGCCTTCTTCGGAGACGTGATGGTCTACGGCGACGTGCCGGCCGCCGAATGCTGGACGATGCTGCCCGCCGACCTGCGCGCGCGCTTCGACCGGGTGGCCGAGCGCCTCGACGGCGTGATGGCGGCCGACCCCGACACGGGGCTCATCCACGCCGACCTCCACACCGGCAATGCGGTCTTCGAGGGCGATCGGGTCGGGCTCATCGACTTCGACGACTGCGGGTTCGGGCCGCGCCTCTACGATCTCGCGGTCGCCGTGTGGGAACGCCGCGATGAGCCCGACTACCCGGAGTACCGTGACGCGCTCGTGGCCGGCTACACCGCCCATCGAGACATCGACCTCACCCACCTCGACGACTACATCGCCGCCCGGCAGGTCGGCTTCGACCTCTGGTACACCGGCACCGCGCGGGTGAACGCGGCCTTCGCGGCGCGGCTCGACGTCGTGCACCGCTGGTCGGCCGACATGATCGACCTCCTCGACGCGGCGCGCGCATAA
- a CDS encoding SulP family inorganic anion transporter: MDSQYRQGVGIFAIGSWGTRRSPSASAKMASGGLMMTTGIARWMPGVAVAREYRRAWLWPDIRAGIVVTALLIPAGMGYAQVAGLPPETGLYATIIPLLAYAVFGPSRILVLGPDSALAPIIAAAILPLALGDTARAVALAGLLAIMVGLLMLIGGLLRLGFVTDLLSKPIRVGYINAIALIVLISQIPKVLGFSVDAEGNAAAAAAIIEGILGGSVQPVAAAFGLGALAVIWGLKALRSPVPGVLVAVVLGMVLTWALNLADAMPVVGALPQGLPAPALGGLQWSDVVPLIIPAAGIALVSFTDSAVLSRTFAAKRGETVSGNRELRGIGVANIAGGLLGGFPISGSSSRTPVADQAGSRTQLTGVVGAVLITVFILVAPGLTVFLPASVLGAVVVAAAVSLIDVRGVVALWRMSRLDLALSLAAFAGVLVFGVLEGILVAILLSLLAFFSRAWRPYRAELGRVPGLRGYHDLSRYRESGERIPGIVIVRFDAPLFFANGGSFDDWVRSRVDAAGTGIHSVILAAEPITDIDTTAVDELVELDEYLDARGIRLIVAEMKDPVRDRLTRFGLDDRFTPDRFAPTVGAAVDEITGTLRGDLGGTRWDDDDAPRAGDGTDR, encoded by the coding sequence ATGGACTCACAGTACCGGCAGGGTGTCGGCATCTTCGCGATCGGGTCGTGGGGAACGAGGCGCTCCCCCTCGGCATCCGCCAAGATGGCGTCAGGAGGCCTGATGATGACGACGGGCATCGCGAGGTGGATGCCGGGGGTCGCGGTGGCGCGCGAGTACCGCCGCGCGTGGCTGTGGCCGGACATCCGCGCCGGCATCGTGGTGACCGCCCTGCTCATCCCCGCCGGCATGGGCTACGCGCAGGTCGCGGGACTGCCGCCCGAGACCGGCCTGTACGCGACGATCATCCCCCTGCTCGCGTACGCGGTGTTCGGGCCGTCGCGCATCCTCGTGCTCGGCCCCGACTCGGCGCTCGCGCCGATCATCGCCGCCGCGATCCTGCCGCTCGCGCTCGGCGACACGGCGCGGGCGGTCGCCCTCGCGGGCCTTCTCGCCATCATGGTCGGCCTGCTGATGCTGATCGGCGGACTGCTCCGGCTCGGCTTCGTCACGGACCTCCTCTCCAAGCCGATCCGCGTCGGCTACATCAACGCCATCGCCCTGATCGTGCTGATCTCGCAGATCCCGAAGGTGCTCGGCTTCAGCGTCGACGCGGAGGGGAACGCGGCCGCCGCCGCGGCGATCATCGAGGGAATCCTGGGCGGCTCCGTCCAGCCGGTGGCGGCCGCCTTCGGCCTGGGCGCCCTCGCGGTGATCTGGGGCCTCAAGGCGCTGCGCTCCCCCGTGCCCGGCGTGCTGGTCGCGGTCGTGCTCGGCATGGTGCTCACCTGGGCGCTGAACCTCGCCGATGCGATGCCGGTGGTCGGCGCGCTGCCGCAGGGCCTTCCCGCCCCGGCCCTCGGCGGACTCCAGTGGAGCGACGTCGTCCCGCTCATCATCCCCGCGGCCGGGATCGCGCTGGTCTCCTTCACCGACAGCGCCGTGCTCTCCCGCACATTCGCCGCCAAGCGCGGCGAGACCGTCAGCGGCAATCGGGAACTGCGCGGCATCGGCGTCGCGAACATCGCGGGCGGCCTGCTCGGCGGGTTCCCCATCTCGGGATCGTCCTCGCGCACGCCGGTGGCCGATCAGGCCGGCTCCCGCACGCAGCTGACCGGAGTGGTCGGCGCGGTGCTCATCACCGTCTTCATCCTCGTCGCCCCGGGGCTGACGGTGTTCCTCCCGGCGTCGGTGCTGGGCGCCGTGGTCGTGGCGGCCGCCGTGAGTCTCATCGACGTGCGCGGAGTGGTCGCGCTGTGGCGCATGAGCCGACTGGATCTCGCCCTGTCGCTGGCGGCCTTCGCGGGCGTGCTGGTGTTCGGTGTGCTCGAGGGAATCCTCGTCGCGATCCTCCTGTCGCTGCTCGCCTTCTTCTCGCGCGCCTGGCGACCCTACCGGGCCGAGCTCGGGCGCGTCCCGGGCCTGCGCGGGTACCACGACCTCTCCCGATACCGCGAGAGCGGCGAGCGCATCCCCGGCATCGTGATCGTGCGGTTCGACGCGCCCCTCTTCTTCGCGAACGGCGGCTCGTTCGATGATTGGGTGCGATCGAGAGTGGATGCCGCAGGCACCGGCATCCACTCGGTCATCCTCGCCGCCGAGCCGATCACCGACATCGACACCACCGCCGTCGACGAGCTCGTCGAGCTCGACGAGTACCTCGACGCCCGCGGAATCCGTCTGATCGTCGCGGAGATGAAGGACCCGGTGCGCGACCGGCTGACGAGGTTCGGGCTCGACGACCGCTTCACCCCCGACCGGTTCGCGCCCACGGTGGGGGCGGCGGTCGACGAGATCACCGGCACGCTCCGGGGCGACCTCGGCGGCACACGCTGGGACGACGACGACGCCCCGCGCGCCGGCGACGGCACGGATCGCTGA
- a CDS encoding MarR family transcriptional regulator has protein sequence MPTESPGGLAGVRALVLLGRITRHVSGIIPPSLEAIASSNAMMRLFVLIADQPGRSPSELADVLALDRAVVSRTLARLDGLGMIIRKVDASDRRYIQVRLSARGRRQLDAYTAAIVPVLAECAPLFDGLGGALAIEVAASQAERLSAPALIDRMGEIGGRIVPGLVEAETAQGVTHWTQRFVLWEVCAAPGVSSATVCARLELDAAATEKAIGRLTRLGLIEVPPRRAVLTEAMTATDAGRALVAAQADVLVGFRAELAGLLGTWIASVEEAASARGGRGAETMDAAG, from the coding sequence ATGCCGACGGAATCGCCGGGCGGCCTCGCCGGAGTACGCGCCCTGGTGCTGCTGGGCCGCATCACGCGTCATGTGTCGGGGATCATCCCGCCGTCGCTGGAGGCGATCGCCAGCAGCAACGCCATGATGCGCCTGTTCGTGCTGATCGCGGATCAGCCCGGGCGCAGTCCGAGCGAGCTCGCCGACGTGCTCGCGCTCGATCGCGCGGTCGTCTCGCGCACGCTCGCGCGCCTCGACGGCCTCGGCATGATCATCCGCAAGGTGGATGCCTCGGATCGCCGCTACATCCAGGTGCGGCTCTCGGCGCGCGGCCGGCGACAGCTCGACGCGTACACCGCGGCGATCGTGCCCGTGCTGGCCGAGTGCGCGCCGTTGTTCGACGGTCTCGGCGGGGCGCTCGCGATCGAGGTCGCGGCCTCGCAGGCCGAGCGGCTGTCGGCCCCCGCGCTCATCGATCGGATGGGGGAGATCGGCGGCCGGATCGTGCCGGGACTCGTGGAGGCCGAGACGGCGCAGGGCGTGACGCACTGGACGCAGCGATTCGTCCTGTGGGAGGTGTGCGCCGCGCCGGGCGTCTCGTCGGCGACGGTGTGCGCGCGGCTCGAGCTCGACGCGGCCGCGACCGAGAAGGCCATCGGCCGGCTGACGAGGCTGGGGCTCATCGAGGTGCCCCCGCGCCGCGCCGTGCTCACCGAGGCGATGACGGCCACCGACGCGGGCCGGGCGCTCGTGGCCGCGCAGGCCGACGTGCTCGTGGGCTTCCGTGCGGAGCTCGCCGGCCTGCTCGGCACGTGGATCGCGAGCGTCGAGGAGGCGGCTTCGGCGCGCGGCGGACGTGGGGCGGAGACGATGGATGCCGCGGGCTGA
- a CDS encoding esterase/lipase family protein: protein MASELRPLILVRGFGGADVSDEQASPYQGFNDGTVYGNRRGENYIYEGFVLRALKSPTHPYQDATNVVGFYSNSVDAPPVPSDIDPDLLEGTVVLDPSVEARVLANGVAGTIWIYRYYDLRPRALERYGQGLARLVELIERSAARHGEEFRGVDIVAHSMGGLVTREGVLAIDAAEKGSAERKVHRIVTLGTPHRGISFQRTPDWLLRVLPKVNDAGDELASFTPDSTRFLDWNDVFDTRRILTVVGTDFRSYSIGVTTALNRLSNLFDEGNMVYNRSDGLVKQASAQLPDAPRTFVHKCHGGRDSLVTSREAYEIAMRFFHGTHRVSLSLEDAKITRGGDWFGRSEFYFGVSIKPRYVDFELFHQSVEAQNCYGPFHEKDLSDDLPALADELRKPLAEYGDRTTGWAGPDRLIWEGWVDGRVKPEQVYGLVFRADFYLGERDSFGIGFSDNVVYRKQYYIQAFPGATPQIFVHTGERYLAGPEALTQEQLQQRAGTGARDEIQAAQPVAGSPGYWTFDIGGTGFSGRFRIGIVPEA, encoded by the coding sequence ATGGCGAGCGAACTGCGACCTCTGATCCTTGTCCGCGGATTCGGGGGCGCCGACGTCTCCGACGAGCAGGCCAGCCCCTATCAGGGGTTCAACGACGGCACCGTGTACGGCAACCGGCGCGGTGAGAACTACATCTACGAGGGCTTCGTGCTGCGGGCGCTCAAATCGCCGACGCATCCGTATCAGGATGCGACCAACGTGGTCGGCTTCTACTCGAACAGCGTCGATGCGCCGCCGGTCCCGAGCGACATCGATCCTGACCTCCTGGAGGGCACCGTCGTGCTCGACCCGTCGGTCGAGGCGAGGGTGCTCGCCAACGGCGTGGCCGGAACGATCTGGATCTACCGCTATTACGACCTCCGACCGCGCGCCCTCGAGCGGTACGGCCAGGGCCTCGCGCGGCTGGTCGAGCTCATCGAGCGATCTGCCGCGCGCCACGGGGAGGAGTTCCGCGGCGTCGACATCGTGGCGCACAGCATGGGCGGGCTCGTCACGCGGGAGGGCGTGCTGGCGATCGATGCCGCCGAGAAGGGGTCTGCCGAGCGCAAAGTCCATCGCATCGTGACCCTCGGCACGCCGCACCGCGGCATCTCGTTCCAGCGGACGCCGGACTGGCTGCTGCGGGTGCTCCCGAAGGTGAACGACGCGGGGGATGAGCTGGCGTCGTTCACGCCCGACTCGACACGGTTCCTGGATTGGAACGATGTGTTCGACACGCGGCGCATCCTCACCGTGGTGGGTACCGACTTCCGCTCGTACAGCATCGGCGTGACCACGGCCCTGAACCGGCTCTCGAACCTGTTCGACGAGGGGAACATGGTCTACAACCGCAGCGACGGCCTCGTGAAGCAGGCCTCCGCGCAGCTTCCCGATGCGCCGCGCACCTTCGTGCACAAGTGTCACGGCGGGCGCGACTCGCTCGTCACCTCGCGCGAAGCCTACGAGATCGCGATGCGGTTCTTTCACGGCACGCACCGTGTCTCGCTCTCGCTCGAAGATGCCAAGATCACGCGTGGCGGCGACTGGTTCGGCAGGAGCGAGTTCTACTTCGGCGTGTCGATCAAGCCCCGCTACGTGGACTTCGAGCTGTTCCACCAGAGCGTCGAGGCCCAGAACTGCTACGGGCCGTTCCATGAGAAGGACCTCAGCGACGACCTGCCGGCGCTCGCCGACGAGCTGCGCAAGCCCCTCGCCGAGTACGGCGACCGCACGACGGGCTGGGCGGGACCGGATCGTCTCATCTGGGAGGGATGGGTCGACGGCCGGGTCAAGCCCGAGCAGGTGTACGGGCTGGTCTTCCGCGCCGACTTCTACCTCGGCGAGCGGGACTCGTTCGGCATCGGCTTCTCCGACAACGTCGTCTATCGCAAGCAGTACTACATCCAGGCGTTCCCCGGGGCGACGCCGCAGATCTTCGTGCACACCGGCGAGCGGTATCTCGCGGGGCCGGAGGCCCTGACCCAGGAGCAGCTGCAGCAGCGGGCGGGGACGGGGGCGCGCGACGAGATCCAGGCCGCGCAGCCGGTGGCGGGGTCGCCCGGGTACTGGACGTTCGACATCGGCGGCACGGGGTTCTCCGGCCGCTTCCGCATCGGAATCGTCCCCGAGGCCTGA